From the genome of Terriglobia bacterium, one region includes:
- the lptB gene encoding LPS export ABC transporter ATP-binding protein has product MQILSTDEIGKTYRGRRVVNGVSLNVHRGEVVGLLGPNGAGKTTSFYMIVGLTPPDTGRILADKDDITDVPMYLRARNYGISYLPQEPSVFRKLTVEENILAVLETQNISWHERRERLEGLIDELGLGHIRKNRGYALSGGERRRVEIARSLCIQPTFILLDEPFSGIDPIAVLDLQKIISNLKQNGIGVLITDHNVRETLSVTDRAYIINEGRIFRAGTPEQLGNDPEVKRVYLGESFSLV; this is encoded by the coding sequence ATGCAGATCCTCTCGACGGATGAGATAGGCAAAACGTATCGCGGACGTCGCGTCGTCAACGGGGTCTCTCTCAACGTCCATCGTGGCGAAGTCGTCGGCCTCCTCGGACCGAACGGCGCGGGGAAAACCACCAGTTTCTACATGATCGTCGGGCTTACGCCCCCCGATACCGGACGCATTCTCGCCGATAAGGACGACATTACCGACGTTCCCATGTATCTGCGCGCGCGCAACTACGGCATCAGCTACCTGCCGCAGGAGCCCTCGGTATTCCGGAAGTTGACCGTCGAAGAAAACATCCTCGCCGTCCTTGAAACCCAGAACATCTCCTGGCACGAGCGACGCGAGCGTCTCGAGGGCCTCATCGACGAACTCGGCCTCGGTCACATTCGCAAGAACCGCGGGTATGCGCTCTCCGGCGGCGAACGTCGTCGCGTGGAAATCGCTCGCAGCCTGTGTATTCAGCCGACCTTCATTCTTCTCGATGAGCCGTTCTCCGGTATCGACCCCATCGCGGTCCTCGATCTGCAGAAGATCATTTCCAATTTGAAGCAGAACGGTATCGGCGTCCTCATCACCGATCACAACGTTCGCGAGACGCTCTCGGTAACGGACCGCGCCTACATCATCAACGAAGGCCGCATCTTCCGCGCCGGAACGCCTGAGCAACTGGGCAACGATCCGGAAGTCAAGCGCGTCTACCTCGGTGAGAGCTTCTCGCTGGTGTAA
- the lptC gene encoding LPS export ABC transporter periplasmic protein LptC — MPLSVPRLRTWFGILAIATVAVVAGFYFYARIQLRRIVKEAPQKLGVEIQQSTQGFSFSKSEGGRTLFTIRASKAVQYKDGGRAELQDVNIIVYGREGNRFDQISGSGFEYDPQSGIVKANGEVNIDLEGNALGPSLPDQQVPKELKNPIHLTTSGLVFNQKTGFAETKQKIEFHVPQASGSAMGATYDSRSNVLTLNSNVKFETGGSQATTISANRGLIRKESAEMTLEGVQVVQATRTIDADKVKVHFRPNNEVESVVATGDVRLAEKGANELSVQAPRADLDIAQKNLIHRAVFTGGVQIEGRGNTAVNGTAGTVTLDFVGQNHLSHVRASNRVHLQQLPAQNSGDAYDVTTRAMDFVVKDGKRFESAETSGPGQLILTPQKGALGERTVITADRFRAAFDSNNRLKSIQGEPKAKMVASSPGQPDKVATAHEMLVNFAPGGIGEILMNGSFEYSEAATGKGAGPGGRTAFAERARYNPEDETLSLSGSPRATDGGLQLSADTIRINRRTGDAFATGNVKSTYNELKQDPNGALLATSDPVHATAPSMSAQRNSGIARYTGGARLWQGANIVEAPAIEFDRQRRSIVAQGNNTKPVQSVFVQTDKTGKTTPVLITAKKLTYVDADRRARFSGGVIARGADLTVTADAVDVILNPAGQGSRAASSPSQLNRIVAQNHVVIQQPGRHATGEKLVYTAASGEFILTGGPPVVADAEHGTIQGDSLTFYSHEDKIVVASKRSSRTVTHTRVNR; from the coding sequence ATGCCCCTTTCTGTTCCCCGTCTCCGAACGTGGTTCGGGATTCTTGCGATCGCCACGGTGGCCGTTGTCGCCGGTTTCTATTTCTATGCCCGGATTCAGCTTCGCAGGATCGTCAAAGAGGCACCGCAAAAGCTCGGGGTAGAGATTCAGCAGAGCACGCAAGGATTTTCCTTCTCCAAGTCCGAGGGCGGCCGAACCCTGTTCACCATCCGTGCCAGCAAAGCCGTCCAGTACAAGGACGGCGGCCGGGCGGAGTTGCAGGACGTCAATATCATCGTTTACGGGCGCGAGGGCAATCGCTTTGACCAGATTTCCGGTTCCGGCTTCGAGTACGACCCGCAGAGCGGAATCGTTAAGGCCAATGGCGAGGTCAACATCGACCTCGAGGGAAACGCACTCGGACCGTCACTGCCCGATCAGCAGGTTCCGAAAGAGCTGAAAAATCCGATTCACCTGACGACGAGCGGCTTGGTGTTTAACCAGAAGACAGGATTCGCCGAAACCAAGCAAAAGATCGAGTTCCACGTCCCGCAGGCGAGCGGATCGGCGATGGGCGCCACCTACGATTCCCGGTCGAACGTACTCACCCTGAACTCAAACGTGAAATTCGAGACCGGCGGCTCTCAGGCGACGACTATCAGCGCGAATCGTGGGCTCATCCGCAAAGAGTCTGCGGAGATGACGCTCGAAGGTGTCCAGGTGGTGCAGGCGACGCGCACCATCGACGCTGACAAGGTGAAAGTGCATTTCCGGCCTAACAACGAAGTCGAGAGCGTGGTTGCGACCGGAGATGTGCGGCTAGCCGAAAAGGGAGCCAACGAGCTTTCCGTGCAGGCGCCGCGCGCGGATCTCGACATCGCCCAGAAGAATCTTATCCACCGCGCTGTTTTCACCGGAGGAGTGCAGATTGAGGGGCGTGGCAACACTGCCGTGAACGGGACCGCCGGAACTGTGACGCTCGACTTCGTGGGACAGAATCATCTGAGCCACGTCCGCGCAAGCAACAGAGTTCACCTGCAGCAGCTTCCGGCCCAAAACTCCGGTGACGCCTACGACGTCACCACCCGCGCCATGGATTTCGTGGTGAAGGATGGCAAGCGCTTCGAGTCTGCCGAAACATCCGGCCCCGGCCAACTCATCCTGACCCCGCAGAAAGGCGCCCTGGGCGAGCGCACGGTAATTACCGCCGACCGTTTCCGCGCGGCTTTCGACAGTAACAATCGGCTGAAGTCGATCCAGGGCGAGCCCAAAGCTAAGATGGTCGCCAGCTCTCCCGGGCAGCCGGACAAAGTCGCGACGGCTCATGAAATGCTCGTCAACTTCGCTCCCGGTGGGATCGGCGAAATCCTGATGAACGGTTCATTTGAGTACAGCGAAGCTGCGACTGGAAAGGGCGCAGGACCGGGTGGACGTACCGCGTTCGCCGAGCGTGCGCGCTACAACCCCGAAGACGAGACCCTGAGCCTGAGCGGTTCACCGCGTGCGACCGACGGCGGGCTCCAACTCTCCGCGGATACGATCCGCATCAATCGTCGCACCGGCGATGCTTTTGCAACTGGCAATGTTAAATCCACCTATAACGAACTGAAGCAGGATCCGAATGGCGCGCTGCTGGCGACCTCGGATCCGGTACACGCCACCGCACCGAGCATGAGTGCACAGCGCAACAGCGGTATCGCGCGCTATACCGGCGGGGCGCGGCTCTGGCAGGGCGCAAATATCGTGGAGGCGCCGGCCATCGAGTTCGACCGGCAGCGGCGCAGCATCGTCGCGCAGGGGAACAATACGAAGCCCGTCCAATCCGTGTTCGTGCAGACCGATAAGACCGGCAAGACCACGCCCGTCCTCATCACGGCGAAGAAGTTGACCTATGTCGACGCCGATCGTCGGGCACGGTTCAGCGGGGGCGTCATCGCCAGGGGCGCGGACTTGACCGTTACTGCCGATGCAGTGGACGTGATCCTGAATCCTGCCGGCCAAGGTTCCCGCGCGGCAAGCTCACCGTCGCAACTGAACCGGATCGTCGCCCAGAACCATGTCGTGATTCAGCAACCCGGCCGTCATGCTACCGGCGAAAAACTCGTTTACACAGCTGCGAGCGGCGAATTCATTTTGACTGGTGGTCCTCCCGTGGTGGCTGACGCCGAACACGGCACCATCCAGGGCGATTCGTTGACCTTCTATAGTCACGAAGATAAGATTGTCGTAGCCAGCAAAAGGTCTTCCAGGACAGTTACCCACACGCGAGTCAACCGCTGA
- a CDS encoding alkaline phosphatase family protein: MKISGSRQSLVLCVLLLTFAIGAHAQCTLNTASPSVTICSPANGATVSSPVNIVAGTTDTSSTVKYLQIYVDGTKQYQISSSQLNTSLAMSDGSHRLTVQAIDAAGHTFKTTIYITVSTSSSGGSGPCTLSSASPSVTICSPANNATVTSPVNIVAGTTDNTSTVNYLQIYVDGTKQYQVSANQLNTSLAMASGTHRVTVQAIDAAGNVFKSTIYITVSSSSGGGGPCTLSTTNPSVTICTPANNATVTSPVNVVAGTTDSNKVTAMRIYLDGSSVYSTTSNQLNTSISISTTGTHRIAVQAWDSAGQVFKSVVYVNVTTSQPPPGGLSSIKHIFFMLQENRSLDNYFGMMPEYRAQRGYTGDFDGLNLNVTLPSYTGKPVSPFHFQTVCHENLSPGWNESHYDVDGGKMDNFMKTTGSVPSTIDPEGTRAMGYYDWTDLPYYYELAFQFGTSDRFFSSVLAPTIPNRMYLFTATSFGYVRPVSPPSGGFTQKTIFEALDDAGVSWRYYYQDNSTFLAQFSIWQKDQGKVRSISQYYTDIQDPSALPSVIFIERASNTGLDEHPTKNVQKGAARVKQIIDALMASPTWSSSAFIWTFDEAGGLYDHVNPPSVVKPDGMEPILKSTDIKAEFNQMGMRVPLIVMSPWSKPHYVSHTAMETTSILKLIETRFNVPPLTARDANAPDMTEFFDFTNPHFLTPPPLPAQPTNGTCSYSLEKAPGF, encoded by the coding sequence ATGAAAATTTCCGGTTCTCGCCAGTCGCTCGTCCTTTGCGTTCTGCTTCTCACATTTGCCATTGGCGCCCACGCGCAGTGCACGCTGAATACGGCCAGCCCCTCGGTGACAATCTGTTCGCCTGCAAATGGCGCGACCGTAAGTTCTCCGGTGAACATCGTAGCCGGAACCACCGACACCTCGAGCACCGTGAAGTACCTGCAGATTTATGTCGACGGGACCAAGCAGTACCAGATCAGTTCTAGCCAGTTGAACACTTCGCTGGCCATGTCGGATGGCAGCCATCGATTGACGGTGCAGGCGATTGATGCGGCCGGGCACACTTTCAAGACCACGATCTACATAACTGTTTCAACGTCATCAAGCGGTGGCAGCGGTCCCTGCACGCTGAGTAGCGCCAGTCCATCCGTGACCATCTGCTCCCCCGCGAACAATGCGACCGTCACCTCGCCGGTGAACATCGTTGCCGGAACTACCGACAACACCAGCACGGTGAATTATCTCCAGATCTACGTTGACGGGACCAAGCAGTACCAGGTCAGCGCCAACCAGTTGAATACATCGCTGGCGATGGCAAGCGGCACGCATCGTGTGACGGTGCAGGCAATCGATGCGGCAGGGAACGTCTTCAAAAGTACCATCTACATAACAGTGTCGTCGTCCAGCGGCGGTGGTGGACCGTGCACTTTGAGCACGACGAATCCATCGGTGACGATCTGTACTCCCGCGAACAATGCCACGGTGACCTCCCCTGTGAACGTCGTGGCCGGTACGACCGACTCCAACAAAGTCACGGCAATGAGGATCTACCTCGACGGTAGTTCCGTCTACTCAACCACCTCGAACCAGTTGAATACGTCCATTTCAATTTCAACCACGGGGACGCACCGCATCGCGGTGCAGGCATGGGATTCGGCAGGGCAGGTGTTCAAGTCGGTGGTGTATGTGAACGTCACGACCTCGCAACCACCACCTGGTGGACTGTCCAGCATCAAGCACATCTTCTTCATGCTGCAGGAGAACCGTTCGCTCGACAACTACTTCGGGATGATGCCGGAATATCGCGCCCAGCGTGGCTATACGGGCGACTTCGACGGCCTGAACTTGAACGTAACATTGCCCTCCTACACCGGAAAGCCTGTCTCGCCGTTCCACTTCCAGACCGTCTGTCATGAAAATCTCAGCCCCGGTTGGAACGAAAGCCATTACGACGTGGATGGCGGCAAGATGGATAATTTCATGAAGACCACCGGTTCGGTGCCGTCGACGATCGACCCCGAGGGTACCCGCGCGATGGGTTATTACGACTGGACGGACCTCCCCTACTACTACGAACTGGCCTTCCAGTTCGGAACCAGCGACCGCTTCTTCTCATCGGTGCTCGCCCCAACAATTCCAAACCGGATGTACTTGTTCACGGCGACCTCATTCGGCTACGTGCGGCCGGTTTCTCCACCGTCCGGCGGGTTCACACAGAAGACCATCTTCGAAGCACTGGACGACGCAGGTGTCTCCTGGCGCTACTACTATCAGGACAACAGCACCTTCCTTGCGCAGTTCTCCATCTGGCAGAAGGACCAGGGCAAGGTCCGGAGCATTAGCCAGTACTACACCGACATCCAGGACCCGAGCGCGTTGCCATCGGTCATCTTCATCGAGCGGGCGAGCAATACGGGGTTGGATGAGCATCCGACGAAGAATGTCCAAAAGGGTGCGGCGCGGGTGAAGCAGATTATCGATGCTCTCATGGCCAGCCCGACATGGTCGTCATCGGCGTTCATCTGGACCTTCGACGAGGCCGGTGGGCTCTACGATCACGTAAACCCCCCGTCCGTAGTGAAACCGGACGGAATGGAGCCGATCCTCAAATCGACGGATATCAAAGCCGAGTTCAACCAGATGGGTATGCGCGTCCCTCTGATCGTTATGTCGCCGTGGAGCAAGCCGCACTACGTCTCGCACACGGCAATGGAAACAACCTCGATACTGAAACTGATTGAAACGCGCTTCAATGTCCCACCGCTCACGGCACGCGACGCTAATGCGCCCGATATGACCGAGTTCTTCGATTTCACGAACCCGCATTTCCTGACTCCGCCGCCCCTGCCGGCTCAGCCAACGAATGGGACATGTTCGTACTCGTTGGAGAAGGCGCCGGGATTCTGA
- the queG gene encoding tRNA epoxyqueuosine(34) reductase QueG, with the protein MTHNSLPAAVKQAARENGFDLAGVAGIGEFPELEHFAEWIAEGRAGEMNYLESRNESGEFKRAALQNAAPWAKSVIVVGVNYNSDEPKSIDSPDLTRGWVSRYAWNRRDYHDVILPKLRSLESRIAAMAKDAGEEFRSWCYVDTGPLVERVYAKYAGIGWIGKNTCIINQELGSWLFLGVIITSLPLQPDLPAPDRCGTCTACLDACPTNAFTGPYEMDATRCIAYLTIEKKGSFPEDLRAGIGRQVFGCDICQDVCPWNRKAPPGTEPEFAPRKELVNPALEWLAALTPETFRETFGKSPVKRTKLNGLRRNVVTAMGNSGRLEFVPRLRELAQDEDPAVAEHARWALDELENSGSYDRTEEDG; encoded by the coding sequence ATGACGCACAATTCCCTTCCCGCCGCCGTGAAACAAGCCGCCCGTGAAAACGGGTTCGACCTGGCGGGAGTCGCCGGGATTGGAGAGTTCCCGGAACTGGAGCACTTCGCCGAGTGGATTGCCGAAGGCCGGGCCGGGGAGATGAATTACCTCGAATCGCGCAACGAATCAGGTGAGTTCAAGCGGGCCGCCCTGCAGAATGCCGCGCCGTGGGCAAAATCCGTCATCGTCGTGGGAGTCAATTACAACAGCGATGAGCCGAAGTCCATCGACTCTCCCGATCTCACGCGAGGCTGGGTTTCGCGGTATGCATGGAATCGCCGCGATTACCATGACGTCATTCTGCCGAAACTGCGGAGTTTAGAAAGTCGAATCGCTGCGATGGCAAAAGATGCCGGCGAGGAGTTCCGCTCCTGGTGCTATGTCGATACCGGGCCACTAGTAGAACGTGTCTATGCGAAGTACGCGGGCATCGGCTGGATCGGGAAGAATACCTGCATCATCAACCAGGAACTCGGATCGTGGCTATTCCTGGGAGTAATCATCACGTCGTTGCCATTGCAGCCGGATCTACCCGCGCCCGATCGCTGCGGCACGTGCACGGCATGCCTGGACGCCTGCCCGACTAACGCGTTCACCGGGCCTTACGAGATGGACGCGACGCGCTGCATCGCCTATCTCACGATCGAGAAGAAAGGCTCTTTCCCCGAGGACCTCCGGGCTGGGATCGGCCGCCAGGTGTTCGGGTGCGACATCTGCCAGGACGTTTGTCCGTGGAACCGAAAGGCCCCGCCGGGAACGGAGCCCGAATTCGCGCCGCGTAAAGAACTCGTCAACCCGGCACTAGAGTGGCTCGCGGCGTTGACGCCGGAGACGTTCCGCGAGACGTTCGGTAAATCGCCGGTCAAGCGTACTAAGTTGAACGGGCTCCGACGCAATGTAGTTACTGCCATGGGAAACAGCGGAAGACTAGAATTCGTTCCAAGGTTGCGCGAACTGGCGCAGGATGAAGATCCCGCCGTCGCCGAGCACGCACGTTGGGCGCTCGACGAACTGGAGAATTCTGGGTCTTATGATCGCACGGAGGAAGACGGTTAG